The DNA region TTTAGTAATGGAATTGAAACGAAAATAAAATCAAATGGGTTTCATTTTGACAGAGAGGCTACCTATTCCGTTCCAATTTTAGCAGATAATGAAGGGAATGAAAAATATCGATTGTCAATTACTTTTCCCCACAAGAAGCGATTTCTTTTGTCAGAATTAGTAAGTATAACAATCTTATCGATCGTCTTTACGTTAATTATTTTAATTGCATACACAAGTGCTTTAAATCAGTTGATCCGTCAACGTCAAATATCGGAGATTAAGACCGATTTTATAAACAATATGACGCATGAGTTTAAAACACCTATTGCTACCATTAATTTAGCTTTAGATGCTATTAAAAACCCAAAGATTATTGAAGATAAGGAAAAAGTTTTTCGCTATTTACAAATGATTAGGGATGAAAATAAACGAATGCATGCTCAAGTAGAAAATGTATTACGTATTTCTAAACTAGAGAAAAAAGAATTAGATATCGAAAAAGGGTCAAGTAATGTAGAAGATGTTATTTATGATGCTATTGAGCATGTAAATTTGATTTTGCAAGACAGAGGAGGAGTAATAAGAAATCATTTTGAAGCTGTACGAACTACTGTTTTGATTAATGAAGTGCATTTTACAAATGTTATTGTGAATATTTTGGAAAATGCAATTAAATATTCTCCAGAAGAACCACAAATAGATATTTATACAGAGAATATTAAAGATATGATTCTCATAAAGGTAAAAGATCAAGGATTAGGAATGAGTAAAGTGGCTCAGAAAAGGGTTTTTGAAAAATTTTATCGAGAGCATACCGGAGATTTACATAATGTTAAAGGTCATGGTTTAGGCTTGGCTTATGTAAAAAGAATAGTAGAGGACCACAACGGTCAAGTTTATGTAGAAAGCGAAAAGGGAAAAGGAAGTACCTTCATTATAAAATTACCTCTAATAAATTAGATTATGGAAAATAGCAATAAAAAAATTCTCTTAGTAGAAGATGACTTGAATTTTGGAGCTGTACTTAAAGATTATTTGATGTTAAATGACTTTGATGTTACTTTAGCAAAAAATGGTATGGAAGGTTTTGAGAAGTTTAAAAAAGATTCTTATGATTTGTGTATACTAGATGTAATGATGCCTTACAAAGATGGTTATACATTAGCTAAAGAAATAAGAGAGAAAAATGCCGATGTGCCTATTATCTTCCTTACAGCTAAATCAATGAAAGAAGATGTTTTAAAAGGATATAAAGCAGGTGCTGATGATTATTTGAATAAGCCATTTGACTCTGAAGTTCTATTGATGAAAATCAAAGCAATTATTCAAAGAAAAGCTTCTGATGTCAAAACAGAACAAGTGCCATTTGAGTTCACAATTGGTAAATTTCATTTGAATTCTAAATTACGTTTCTTAAGTTTTGCTGGTGAAGAACCAGTTAAACTTTCTCCAAAGGAGAATGAATTATTAAAAATGTTAATTCTTCATGAGAATGATTTAATGCCAAGAGAACTGGCTCTTACTAAAATTTGGAGAGATGATAACTATTTTACTTCTAGAAGTATGGATGTTTATATTGCCAAATTGCGTAAATATTTGAAACAAGATGAAGATGTTGAAATTTTAAATATTCATGGTGAAGGTTTCCGATTGGTAATTAAAAATAAAGCTTAATAATTAAAGTTTTGAAGCTAAGATTGCCCCGATAGTATATACTTTTGGGGCTTTTTTATGAATTTTTGTTTTTAAAAAATGGTTTAATAGTCAAAAATGGTTGGTAAAAACGCTGCAAAGCATTGTGAAATATGATGTTTCCGAAAGTTTATTGAAATTCGTTTCAATAAACTTTTTTTATTTATGAATAACTCAAAAAAAGCGCTGTCCCACATGTAAAAGTCTTCAAACTATTAAATGGGGAAAAAGAGAAAATAAACAACGATTTAAGTGCAAAGATTGCGGACAATTATTTACATCAAATAATAAATCAGTTTCGGATTCTAATAAAGAAATTTGGTTTAGAAACTGGGTAATAGGGAAAGATACATTTGATAAAATATCGGTCGAATCAGGGTATAGCAAAAGTACATTACAACGTTATTTTTCTAAAATGCTATCCAAAGCTCCAATTTTAGAATTTAGTTCAACAGATGAAATTTACCTGGTAATTGATGGAACTTATTTTCCTAACGATATTTGTCTGGTGGTTTATAGAAACTTTCATTTAAAGTCGACACAGCTTTATAGAATGACTAATGGAGAGCATTTTGAAGAAATAGCAGAAGACTTGCAAAATTTATTAAGTCTAGGAATCAAAATAAAAAGCATTACATCTGATGGAGATAAATCATCTATAAAGGCCATTAAAAAAGTTTGTCCAAGAGTACCTTTTCAACGATGTTTAGTCCATGTTTCAAGAATGTGTAGAATATGGCTTACACAGAACCCTAAACATAAATCAGGTTTTGAACTCAAACAAATAGCAATAAAAATCCATCATATTGATTCTGAATACAAACGACAATTATGGCTAATAGAACTCATTCAATGGGAAGAACGATATAGAGATTTTATTAACCAAAAATCATCTAATATTGAAACAGGAAGATATTGGTATACTCATAAAATGGTTAGAAGATCATTTAATGTAATCAAAAAAGCTATACCTAATATGTTCCTGTACTTGAAGGATGACAAAATACCCAACTCAACAAACTCTCTAGAATCCTTTTTTGGACACTTAAAAGGCAACTTGAATATCCATAGAGGATTAAGTTTAGCCAATAGGAAGAACTTCTTGAAATGGTATTTATATTATAAAAACCAAATCTGAAATAGGTTTTTCTAAGCCATATCAGATTGCCGATAATTAAACAAAAAAAGGATAGCTAAAAACTATCCTTTTAATTATCGTATAATCATCAAATTTATTGCTGGTTGGTTGCTCCTCAGCAGAGCCAACTTCCTCTTCAATTTGACAGCCTAATTTAACTAATCCAAAATGAAAAATCACCAACCATTTTTGACCACATTACCTAAAAAATTGTTATGTTGTATTTGTTTTTAAGTGTGATTTGTAGTGTTTCGGTAGGGGTTGTTTTTAAAATTGCTAAATCAAGATCGACTAATGCAAAACAAATTGTACTGTTTAATTACGTTTTTGCACTATTACTTTGTTATACTGTTTTTTCTCCTGAGGTGGAAAAAATTAATACTGAAGCTCCTTTATTTTTGTATATTAGTTTAGGGGTTTTGTTACCAGTTGTATTTATGTTTTTAATTACTTCTATCAAAAACATTGGCATTGTAAAGACGGATGCAGCACAGCGATTGTCTCTGTTTGTTTCTATACTTGCCGCATGGTTGGTTTTTGGTGAGATTTTTTCTTTGATAAAACTTATCGGAATAGTAATTGGTTTTCTAGCTTTATTTTGTGTTTTGTATAAAACATCAGATATTGGAAATACTAATTTGAAATATCCAATTTTAGTTTTCTTAGGTTTTGGTGTAATTGATATATTGTTTAAAAAAGTTGCCGCATTTACTTTAGTATCCTATACGACTTCTTTATTTGTAATCTTTGCAATTGCGCTACTGATAATGTCAATTATTGTAGTATATGAAAACTTAAAATTTAAAAATACAATTGAAATCAAAAATTTTATTTTTGGATTGCTTGTTGGATGTTTGAATTTTGGGAATATTCTTTTTTATCTTAAAGCGCATCAGTTTTACTCCACCAATCCATCCACTGTTTTTGCAGGGATGAATATGGGAGTTATTTTTTTAGGAAGTGTAGTTGGAATTATTGCATTTAAAGAAAAGTTATCAAAACTAAATTTTGTTGGTCTTTTGTTGGCCCTAGTTTCAATTGTCTTTATAGTTCTTTCTGTTTAGATTCTATTTTAAAGTTTTTTTCAATTGCTCTAATCATTTCTCCTGCAATATCTTTATTGGTTGCTGTTTCGATTCCTTCAAGACCTGGGGATGAATTTACTTCTAATAGTAAAGGTCCTTTTGAAGAACGGATAATGTCTACTCCGGCGACTCTTAAATCCATAGCCTTTGCAGCTTTGATGGCAATTTTCTTCTCTTCCGATGTAGCTTTAATAACTGAAGCCGTCCCTCCAAGATGGATATTTGCCCTAAATTCGCCCGGCATGGCTTCGCGTTGAATAGAAGCAACTACTTTTCCGTCAATTACAAAACATCGAATATCTTTTCCGTTAGCTTCTTTAATAAATTCTTGTACTAAAATATTGGCATTTAAACTTTTAAAAGCATTGATGACACTTTCTGCAGCTTTTTTAGTTTCAGCTAATACAACTCCTTTACCCTGAGTTCCTTCTAATAATTTGATAATAAGAGGAGAACCACCCACCATTTTGATTAAGTCGTCGGTATCTAATGGAGAATTGGCGAAACCTGTCGTCGGGATACCAATGCCACTTTGCAGTAATAATTGCAATGAGAACAGTTTATCTCTTGATTGAGTAATAGCTGTAGATGAATTCAAACAAAATACATTTAAGGCTTCGAATTGTCTTGTTAAAGAGCAACCATAAAACGTGATACTCGGACGAATTCTAGGAATAATAGCGTCAAATTCGTTTAATATTTTACCACCTCTATAATGAATTTCAGGTTTTTTAGCATCGAGTTTGATGTAACATTCTTTGATGTTTAAAAAATGCATTTCGTGACCTCGCATTTCTCCAGCCTCCATAATTCTTTTGTTGCTATATAATTCAGGATTGCTGGCTAACAAACCTATACGTAATCCGCTAGGTGCTTTTTCAGAATTTTTATAGATTTCTTTTATACTGTCGTTTGTGGGTTCTCCTAAAAGGAATTGCTGCTCAGGATCAACTAATATTCTACCACTCATTGCCTCACGACCTAAAAGCATTCGGAAACCCATAGTGTCCCTGTTTGTCAATGTCATTTCTATAGGCCATACCGATTCTCCAATTTTAAGATTGGTTTGAATTACATAGCGTTGTTCTCTATAGCCACTTGAACTTTTTACAATTCTTTTGTCGATCAAAGGAGCTTCACAATGAATGATGGTTTTTGAATTGTTTTGGATGGGATTAATGTCAAACTTAACCCAATTGGAATCATCTTTAATAAATGGAGCAATATTAATAGCATGAAGAGCAGAGGTTTTTGCGCCAGAATCAACTCTTGCTTTAATTATTGGAATTCCTAATTCAGGAAAAGAACACCATTCTTCGCTGCCTACTACTAATTTATTCATTTTGATATTGGTTGAATTGGTCTGTGTTTTCAAACTTCAAATGTAGTTATTTGTTATTTATATTGATGGGAAATATGTTAAATGAATAAACCCGTTACGTTATGAAAACGTAACGGGTTTTGGTATGCTTTTGCTGGAGAGTTACAAATTAGTTGTTTCTCCTGCCTTGTTGATTTTAACTTTTAATTCTTGAGTACCTTCTTCGATATCCATGAAAATTTCGTCACCAGCAGCTATCTTAGAAGTAATAATTTCTTCTGCTAAAGCATCTTCAACGTATTTTTGGATCGCTCTTTTAAGAGGTCTTGCTCCAAATTGTTTGTCGAAACCTTTTTCGGCAATAAAAGCTTTTGCTTCGTCAGAAAGTTTTAAGATATATCCTAAATCAGCAATTCTAGCATATAATTTTTTCAACTCGATTTCGATAATTAAATCAATATCATGTTTTTCTAAAGCATTAAACACAATTACATCATCAATTCTGTTTAAGAATTCTGGCGCAAAAGTTTTCTTTAAAGCATTTTCAATGATACTTTTCGAATTATCATCTGCCTGAGCAACTTTAGCTGCTGTTCCAAAACCAACTCCTTGACCAAAATCTTTTAATTGTCGTGCTCCTACGTTAGAAGTCATAATGATTATGGTGTTTTTAAAGTCGATTTTTCTACCTAAACTATCTGTTAAGAATCCATCATCTAATACTTGTAATAACATATTAAATACATCGGGATGTGCTTTTTCAATTTCGTCTAAAAGAACAACTGCATATGGTTTTCTGCGTACTTTTTCGGTTAATTGTCCACCTTCTTCGTAACCAACGTATCCTGGAGGTGCTCCAATTAAACGAGAAATAGCAAATTTCTCCATGTATTCGCTCATGTCGATACGAACTAAAGCATCTTCAGAATCGAATAATTCTTTTGCTAAAACTTTTGCTAATTGTGTTTTACCTACTCCTGTTTGTCCTAAGAAAATAAATGATCCAATAGGTCTGTTAGGGTCTTTTAAACCGGCACGATTTCTTTGAATTGAACGAGCAATTTTAATAACCGCTTCTTTTTGACCAATTACTTTACTTTCAATAAGTTCAGGTAATTTAGCTAACTTGTTACTTTCAGTTTGTGCGATACGATTTACAGGGATTCCAGTCATCATAGAAACAACATCTGCAACATTGTCTTCTGTTACTTGAATACGATTGCTTTTAGCGTCTTCTTCCCATTGTTCTTGTGCAATTGCTAAATCTTTTTCAAGACGTTTTTCGTCATCACGAAGTTTAGCAGCTTCCTCGTATTTTTGTTTTTTAACAACGGCATTTTTTAATTCTCTAATTTCTTCTAATTGACGTTCTAAGTCTAATATTTTCTTTGGAACTTCAATATTAGTAATATGTACACGAGAACCAGCCTCGTCCATTGCATCAATAGCTTTGTCTGGCAAGAAACGTTCCGACATGTATCGATTTGTTAATTTTACACAAGCTTCAATAGCTTCAGGTGTGTAAGTAACATTGTGGTGGTCTTCGTATTTGTTTTTAACGTTATTCAAAATGGTAATTGTTTCCTCTACAGAAGTAGGTTCTACAATAATTTTTTGAAAACGTCTTTCTAGAGCACCATCTTTTTCTATGTATTGTCTGTATTCGTCTAATGTTGTAGCTCCAATGCATTGGATTTCACCTCTTGCTAATGCAGGTTTGAACATATTAGAAGCGTCTAAAGAGCCAGTAGCACCTCCAGCGCCTACAATAGTGTGAATCTCGTCAATGAAAAGAATGATATCGTCATTTTTTTCTAGCTCATTCATTACAGCTTTCATTCTTTCTTCAAACTGTCCTCTGTATTTAGTACCGGCAACTAAGCTAGCTAGATCTAAGGTAACTACTCGTTTATTGAATAGGATTCTAGAAACTTTCTTTTGGATGATTCGTAATGCTAATCCTTCGGCAATAGCTGATTTACCCACTCCAGGTTCACCAATTAGTAAAGGGTTGTTTTTTTTACGACGGCTCAAAATTTGGCAAACACGTTCAATTTCTTTTTCGCGACCTACCACAGGATCAAGTTTGCCTTCTTCGGCCATATCTGTTAAATCTCTACCAAAATTGTCCAAAACCGGAGTTTTAGATTTTTTATTGGACTTGTTAGCAGGATTATTAAAATTGCCTTCTTTTAGACTGTCATCTTGTCCTAAATCGTCATTGTAAGAGTCAGTAACTCTTGGTAAGTTTTCTAAGAATTCTTCTTCGTTTGGTGTCATATTTAAATATTGTTCTTTGGCTACATCGTAATCTATTTTTAGTTTATTTAATAGCTTGGTTGTAGGATCGTTTTCGTTTCTTAAAATACACAACAACAAGTGTGCTGTACTTACCGATGGGCTTTGGAAAACCTTAGCTTCTAAAAAGGTTGTTTTGAGCGCGCGCTCTGCCTGACGGGTCAAGTGTAAGTTTTTCTTTTCTAAATTGTTGTCTATTCCAGGGATTGCAGGACTTAGGATTTCTACCTTTCTACGCAAATGATCAAGGTCTATAGATAAATTGTTTAATATCTGTATTGCTTTCCCATTACCATCTCTAAGGATACCAAGCATCAAGTGTTCTGTCCCAATGAAGTCATGACCTAGTCGTAAAGCTTCTTCTTTACTGTAAGTAATAACATCTTTTACTCTTGGTGAAAAATTGTCATCCATAATATTTATTTCTAATAATGTAAATTTAGTGAATTACTAATTGAAAAACAAAAACCGTACCCAAGTACTTCTTTTAGCTAATTGACAAAAAAAATGATAAAAAAGCTTGTTTTTTCTTTGGAATTAGTAAACAAAACTTAATGTTAATTTGTTAATAAATCGTTGAAATTAGTAGCTTGAAAAGCTTTTAGAAATTTCAAAAATCCGTATATTGGCACGTTTTGAAATGAATATAATTAATTAATATAACAACTTATGTCTGAAGGAGAAAAGTTAATTCCTATTAACATAGAAGATGAAATGAAATCAGCTTACATCGATTATTCGATGTCGGTAATTGTATCCAGAGCGCTTCCTGATGTTAGAGATGGTTTGAAACCTGTGCATCGAAGAGTACTTTATGGTATGTATGATTTAGGAGTAACTTCAAGATCTGCTCATAAAAAATCGGCAAGAATTGTTGGGGAAGTTTTAGGAAAGTACCACCCACACGGAGATACATCAGTATATGATACTATGGTGCGTATGGCACAGGAGTGGAGTATGCGTTATTTGTTAATTGATGGTCAAGGTAACTTTGGATCTGTAGATGGTGATAGTCCAGCTGCGATGCGTTATACCGAGGCTAGAATGAAAAAGATTTCAGAAGAAATCTTGGCTGATATCGAAAAAGAAACGGTTGATTTTCAATTGAACTTTGACGATACTTTGTATGAGCCAAAAGTAATGCCTACACGTGTTCCTACTTTATTAGTAAACGGAGCGACTGGTATTGCAGTAGGTATGGCTACAAACATGCCTCCACACAACCTTACTGAAGTAGTAAATGGTACATTGGCTTACATTGATAACAATGATATCGAAATCGATGAGTTAATGACTCATATTAAAGCTCCAGATTTCCCTACCGGAGGAGTGATTTATGGTTATGAGGGTGTTCGTGAAGCATTCAAAACAGGTAGAGGACGTGTTGTAATGCGTGCTAAAGTTGTTTTTGAGGAAGTTGAAGGAAGAGAATGTATTGTTGTTACTGAAATTCCTTATCAGGTTAACAAAGCAGATATGATTAAACGTACTGCAGATTTAGTTAACGAGAAAAAAATTGAAGGAATAGTCAATATTCGTGACGAATCGGATCGAAATGGTATGCGTATCGTTTATATTTTGAAACGTGATGCAACACCAAACGTAGTTTTAAATACTTTATTCAAGTTTACTCAATTACAATCATCTTTCAGTGTTAATAATATTGCATTGGTAAAAGGTCGTCCACAAATGTTGAATCTGAAAGATCTGATTCATTATTTTGTTGAACACCGCCACGATGTTGTTATTCGTAGAACACAATTCGAATTACGCAAAGCAGAAGAAAGAGCGCATATCTTAGAAGGATTAATTATTGCTTCTGATAATATAGATGAAGTAATTGCGTTAATTAGAGGTTCTAAGAATACGGAAGAAGCTCGTGATAAATTAATCGAAAGATTTAATCTTTCGGATATTCAGGCTAGAGCAATTGTTGAGATGCGTTTGCGTCAATTAACAGGTCTGGAACAAGATAAGTTAAGGGCTGAATATGAAGAGTTAATGAAGTTAATTGAGCATTTAAAAGCTTTATTAGCAGATGTTAACTTAAGAACAAATGTTATCAAAGAAGAATTAATCGAGATTCGTGACAAATATGGTGACGAACGTCGTTCAACAATCGAATATTCGGGTGGTGATGTAAGTATAGAGGATTTAATTGCAGATGAAAATGTGGTTATTACAATTTCTCACGCTGGATATATTAAACGTACGAACTTATCTGAATACAAAACCCAAAATAGAGGAGGAGTAGGACAGAAGAGTGCAGGAACTAGAGATCAAGATTTCTTGGAACATATGTTTGTGGCTACAAACCACCAATACATGATGTTCTTTACTCAAAAAGGAAAATGTTTCTGGATGCGTGTTTATGAAATTCCAGAAGGAACGAAAACAGCTAAAGGAAGAGCCATCCAAAACTTGATTAATATTGAAAGTGATGATAAGGTTAAAGCCTTCATTTGTACTCAAGATTTAAAAGATCAGGATTATATCAAGACTCATAACTTAGTGATGGTAACTAAGCAAGGTCAGGTTAAGAAAACTTCTTTAGAGAAATATTCTAAACCAAGAGCTAATGGAGTTGCTGCAATTACGATTAAAGAAGGTGATGAATTATTAGGTGCTGAATTGACTAATGGAGAAAGCCAAATTATCTTAGCAGTTAAATCTGGTAAGTTAGTTCGTTTTGAAGAAACAAAGACAGCGTCCAATGGGAAGAACTGCTTCTGGTGTTCGCGGAATTACCTTGAAAGACGAGAAAGACGAAGTGATTGGCATGGTAACTGTTGATAAAGATGCAATTAGTGATTCTCAAATTTTAGTTGTAACTGAAAATGGATATGGTAAACGTACTAAATTGGTTGAAGATGATGGTGTAGATGTATACCGAATCACAAACCGTGGAGGTAAAGGTGTCAAAACACTTAATATTACTGAAAAGACAGGAAGCTTAATTTCGATTTCTGCGGTAACGGATGCAGATGACTTAATGATTATCAATAAATCAGGATTAACTATCCGAATGGCTATTGAAGATCTAAGAGTAATGGGTCGTGCAACTCAAGGTGTAAAGTTGATTAACTTGAAAGGAAATGATTCTATTGCTGCTGTTGCAAAAGTAATGAAGGACGAAGAAGAGGAAGTAGTTGTTGATGAAGAAGGAAATGTAATTCAAGCAGAAGCAATCGAGAGAGTTAAACCTGTTTTAGAAGTATTAGAAGATGAAGGACCTGTTGAGGATGATGATGAAGAGGAGGATGAAGAAATTATTGACGATGAATCTGATGATTCAAATGACGAATATTAGTAATAACTTAACTACATTTAAACAATTATTAAATTTTAAAAATGAATATTATGAATGGTAAATTTATAATGCTTACATCAACTTTATTGCTTTCTTTTGCAACTTTTGCTCAGAAAAAAGAGTTAAAAGCAGCTGAAAAAGCTCTAAAAGGAGGTGATGCTAAAGAAACTTTAAACCTGTTAAAAGCTGCTGATGCTGTAATGTCAGCTGCAACTGATGAAGAAAAAGCCCAATATCTTTTTCTAGAAGGAAATGCTTATTTAGATCTTGTAGATAAAAAAATTGATGCCGATGCTAATATGACTTTGGCAGCTAATGCATATAAAAAGCTAATCGAAGCTGAAAAAGTTTCAGGCAAATTAAAATATTCTGCTCAAGCAGCAACTTCAGTTGACAAAATCAAAAATTTATTAATTAATAGTGCTGTTGCTGCTACTAAAGAGAATAATAACATTGAT from Flavobacterium nitratireducens includes:
- a CDS encoding sensor histidine kinase, with the translated sequence MNKLFFRFLVLLMSLSLIGIILVQVYWFNTSFKNNDDQFGYHVTQVIDNVADKIEKQEAYNFYAKYNSYKDSTGKLPKKEDLSEIYYVQKDLKTNKTIVYSNSIISEDYDITADLFNKKFSSERFKSLSAKRVTEVYNNNNIDKPGVQQNLVPNEITKKSGNLDVLDNAQFEIFFKDIASAMPLEERVSMETLQRLIKKELEVYGVDTKFEFAIFSNGIETKIKSNGFHFDREATYSVPILADNEGNEKYRLSITFPHKKRFLLSELVSITILSIVFTLIILIAYTSALNQLIRQRQISEIKTDFINNMTHEFKTPIATINLALDAIKNPKIIEDKEKVFRYLQMIRDENKRMHAQVENVLRISKLEKKELDIEKGSSNVEDVIYDAIEHVNLILQDRGGVIRNHFEAVRTTVLINEVHFTNVIVNILENAIKYSPEEPQIDIYTENIKDMILIKVKDQGLGMSKVAQKRVFEKFYREHTGDLHNVKGHGLGLAYVKRIVEDHNGQVYVESEKGKGSTFIIKLPLIN
- a CDS encoding response regulator transcription factor, whose protein sequence is MENSNKKILLVEDDLNFGAVLKDYLMLNDFDVTLAKNGMEGFEKFKKDSYDLCILDVMMPYKDGYTLAKEIREKNADVPIIFLTAKSMKEDVLKGYKAGADDYLNKPFDSEVLLMKIKAIIQRKASDVKTEQVPFEFTIGKFHLNSKLRFLSFAGEEPVKLSPKENELLKMLILHENDLMPRELALTKIWRDDNYFTSRSMDVYIAKLRKYLKQDEDVEILNIHGEGFRLVIKNKA
- a CDS encoding IS256 family transposase, variant Zn-binding type, whose product is MTQKKRCPTCKSLQTIKWGKRENKQRFKCKDCGQLFTSNNKSVSDSNKEIWFRNWVIGKDTFDKISVESGYSKSTLQRYFSKMLSKAPILEFSSTDEIYLVIDGTYFPNDICLVVYRNFHLKSTQLYRMTNGEHFEEIAEDLQNLLSLGIKIKSITSDGDKSSIKAIKKVCPRVPFQRCLVHVSRMCRIWLTQNPKHKSGFELKQIAIKIHHIDSEYKRQLWLIELIQWEERYRDFINQKSSNIETGRYWYTHKMVRRSFNVIKKAIPNMFLYLKDDKIPNSTNSLESFFGHLKGNLNIHRGLSLANRKNFLKWYLYYKNQI
- a CDS encoding EamA family transporter is translated as MLYLFLSVICSVSVGVVFKIAKSRSTNAKQIVLFNYVFALLLCYTVFSPEVEKINTEAPLFLYISLGVLLPVVFMFLITSIKNIGIVKTDAAQRLSLFVSILAAWLVFGEIFSLIKLIGIVIGFLALFCVLYKTSDIGNTNLKYPILVFLGFGVIDILFKKVAAFTLVSYTTSLFVIFAIALLIMSIIVVYENLKFKNTIEIKNFIFGLLVGCLNFGNILFYLKAHQFYSTNPSTVFAGMNMGVIFLGSVVGIIAFKEKLSKLNFVGLLLALVSIVFIVLSV
- the rimK gene encoding 30S ribosomal protein S6--L-glutamate ligase, with product MNKLVVGSEEWCSFPELGIPIIKARVDSGAKTSALHAINIAPFIKDDSNWVKFDINPIQNNSKTIIHCEAPLIDKRIVKSSSGYREQRYVIQTNLKIGESVWPIEMTLTNRDTMGFRMLLGREAMSGRILVDPEQQFLLGEPTNDSIKEIYKNSEKAPSGLRIGLLASNPELYSNKRIMEAGEMRGHEMHFLNIKECYIKLDAKKPEIHYRGGKILNEFDAIIPRIRPSITFYGCSLTRQFEALNVFCLNSSTAITQSRDKLFSLQLLLQSGIGIPTTGFANSPLDTDDLIKMVGGSPLIIKLLEGTQGKGVVLAETKKAAESVINAFKSLNANILVQEFIKEANGKDIRCFVIDGKVVASIQREAMPGEFRANIHLGGTASVIKATSEEKKIAIKAAKAMDLRVAGVDIIRSSKGPLLLEVNSSPGLEGIETATNKDIAGEMIRAIEKNFKIESKQKEL
- a CDS encoding ATP-dependent Clp protease ATP-binding subunit — encoded protein: MDDNFSPRVKDVITYSKEEALRLGHDFIGTEHLMLGILRDGNGKAIQILNNLSIDLDHLRRKVEILSPAIPGIDNNLEKKNLHLTRQAERALKTTFLEAKVFQSPSVSTAHLLLCILRNENDPTTKLLNKLKIDYDVAKEQYLNMTPNEEEFLENLPRVTDSYNDDLGQDDSLKEGNFNNPANKSNKKSKTPVLDNFGRDLTDMAEEGKLDPVVGREKEIERVCQILSRRKKNNPLLIGEPGVGKSAIAEGLALRIIQKKVSRILFNKRVVTLDLASLVAGTKYRGQFEERMKAVMNELEKNDDIILFIDEIHTIVGAGGATGSLDASNMFKPALARGEIQCIGATTLDEYRQYIEKDGALERRFQKIIVEPTSVEETITILNNVKNKYEDHHNVTYTPEAIEACVKLTNRYMSERFLPDKAIDAMDEAGSRVHITNIEVPKKILDLERQLEEIRELKNAVVKKQKYEEAAKLRDDEKRLEKDLAIAQEQWEEDAKSNRIQVTEDNVADVVSMMTGIPVNRIAQTESNKLAKLPELIESKVIGQKEAVIKIARSIQRNRAGLKDPNRPIGSFIFLGQTGVGKTQLAKVLAKELFDSEDALVRIDMSEYMEKFAISRLIGAPPGYVGYEEGGQLTEKVRRKPYAVVLLDEIEKAHPDVFNMLLQVLDDGFLTDSLGRKIDFKNTIIIMTSNVGARQLKDFGQGVGFGTAAKVAQADDNSKSIIENALKKTFAPEFLNRIDDVIVFNALEKHDIDLIIEIELKKLYARIADLGYILKLSDEAKAFIAEKGFDKQFGARPLKRAIQKYVEDALAEEIITSKIAAGDEIFMDIEEGTQELKVKINKAGETTNL